One genomic window of Quercus robur chromosome 6, dhQueRobu3.1, whole genome shotgun sequence includes the following:
- the LOC126732900 gene encoding mitochondrial outer membrane protein porin 2-like isoform X1 has translation MSKGPGLFTDIGKKAKDLLTRDFNSDQKFTVSTYSDAGVALSSTAVKKGGFSTGDVAAQYKYKNAVFDVKVDTESNISTTITFTEILPSTKTIASFKVPDYNSGKLEVQYFHDHATLTTAVALNQSPAIDVSATIGTPSIAFGAEAGYDTTTGNFTKYTAGFSVAKPESSASIILGDKGDSIKASYVHHLDQFKKSAAVGEITRKFSTNENTFTVGGSYAIDSLTVVKAKLNNHGKLGALLQHEVIPKSVLTVSGEVDTKALDKNPKFGLAIALRP, from the exons ATGAGCAAGGGACCAGGACTTTTCACAGATATCGGCAAGAAAGCcaaag aTCTTCTAACCAGGGACTTCAACTCCGATCAGAAGTTCACTGTCTCTACCTACAGCGATGCTGGAGTG GCACTTTCATCAACAGCAGTGAAGAAAGGAGGATTCTCAACTGGGGATGTGGCAGCACAGTACAAGTACAAGAACGCAGTTTTTGACGTCAAAGTTGATACAGAATCTAAT atCTCAACAACCATTACATTCACTGAAATCCTCCCATCCACAAAGACAATTGCTTCATTTAAAGTGCCTGATTATAACTCTGGCAAG TTGGAGGTGCAATACTTCCATGACCATGCTACCTTGACGACAGCCGTTGCTTTGAACCAATCCCCTGCCATTGATGTTTCAGCCACCATTGGTACCCCTAGCATTGCTTTTGGTGCAGAGGCGGGTTATGATACTACAACTGGTAATTTTACGAAATACACTGCTGGCTTTAGTGTTGCAAAACCAGAATCATCTGCTTCAATAATCCT gggCGACAAGGGGGACAGTATAAAAGCATCATATGTGCATCACTTGGATCAGTTTAAGAAGAGTGCTGCTGTTGGAGAGATCACTAGAAAGTTCTCTACCAATGAGAACACTTTCACAGTTGGAGGGTCATATGCGATTGATAGCCTGACAGTGGTGAAAGCAAAGCTCAATAACCATGGGAAGCTAGGGGCTCTCCTGCAGCATGAGGTCATACCCAAGTCAGTGCTGACAGTCTCTGGAGAGGTTGACACCAAGGCCTTGGACAAAAATCCCAAGTTTGGATTGGCCATTGCTCTTAGGCCCTGA
- the LOC126732900 gene encoding mitochondrial outer membrane protein porin 2-like isoform X2, with protein sequence MSKGPGLFTDIGKKAKDLLTRDFNSDQKFTVSTYSDAGVALSSTAVKKGGFSTGDVAAQYKYKNAVFDVKVDTESNISTTITFTEILPSTKTIASFKVPDYNSGKLEVQYFHDHATLTTAVALNQSPAIDVSATIGTPSIAFGAEAGYDTTTGNFTKYTAGFSVAKPESSASIILGDKGDSIKASYVHHLDQFKKSAAVGEITRKFSTNENTFTVGGSYAIDSLTVVKAKLNNHGKLGALLQHEVIPKSVLTVSGEVDTKALDKNPKFGLAIALRP encoded by the exons aTCTTCTAACCAGGGACTTCAACTCCGATCAGAAGTTCACTGTCTCTACCTACAGCGATGCTGGAGTG GCACTTTCATCAACAGCAGTGAAGAAAGGAGGATTCTCAACTGGGGATGTGGCAGCACAGTACAAGTACAAGAACGCAGTTTTTGACGTCAAAGTTGATACAGAATCTAAT atCTCAACAACCATTACATTCACTGAAATCCTCCCATCCACAAAGACAATTGCTTCATTTAAAGTGCCTGATTATAACTCTGGCAAG TTGGAGGTGCAATACTTCCATGACCATGCTACCTTGACGACAGCCGTTGCTTTGAACCAATCCCCTGCCATTGATGTTTCAGCCACCATTGGTACCCCTAGCATTGCTTTTGGTGCAGAGGCGGGTTATGATACTACAACTGGTAATTTTACGAAATACACTGCTGGCTTTAGTGTTGCAAAACCAGAATCATCTGCTTCAATAATCCT gggCGACAAGGGGGACAGTATAAAAGCATCATATGTGCATCACTTGGATCAGTTTAAGAAGAGTGCTGCTGTTGGAGAGATCACTAGAAAGTTCTCTACCAATGAGAACACTTTCACAGTTGGAGGGTCATATGCGATTGATAGCCTGACAGTGGTGAAAGCAAAGCTCAATAACCATGGGAAGCTAGGGGCTCTCCTGCAGCATGAGGTCATACCCAAGTCAGTGCTGACAGTCTCTGGAGAGGTTGACACCAAGGCCTTGGACAAAAATCCCAAGTTTGGATTGGCCATTGCTCTTAGGCCCTGA
- the LOC126732903 gene encoding BTB/POZ domain-containing protein At3g49900: MAMKAWRNLGVVDTIYEEKEYDFSSASPSLSPTISSPPTPLHTRVAAWSLARKQKTDILICVHGRYFHLHKDALTSRSSYLKREFQITEISELSLSPPLNITAETFSLVADFCYGTHIVITPFNVAALRTAAELLEMTELNGEGEENLLQITENYFRRIITVNREYASIVFRSCLSLLPEAETTAYLVSRCVEALSSVDDGDGKVACFDDVIAMAPEDFQIVAESMHRRLTSHDVLYRTVDLYFKAYSGKITEEQKTHICSSIDCNSLSPQLLIEAVQNPTMPLRFIVRAMLVEQLNTRRSVFTVPAESSQPRRQQSNDPVTLGAILQREAALHQSAHLKAAMDATSSRIQSLEKELNVMKKLLDESEKQQRSIMASARSASFHNCSLENKIERGDIGSASSGSFRFYARGEKLEGGSSSLGLEGSCTNETPRITKNIRQRLMKGLKSAFRVSKSPSKNGVESKKSSRMEQNRVGDEDDNVIVMINKENLLSH, from the exons ATGGCAATGAAAGCTTGGAGAAATCTAGGTGTGGTAGATACCatatatgaagaaaaagaatatgaTTTCTCCTCTGCCTCCCCTTCTCTTTCCCCAACCATCTCTTCTCCTCCCACGCCTCTCCATACTAGAGTAGCAGCATG gTCTTTGGCAAGGAAGCAGAAGACAGACATCTTGATATGTGTTCATGGAAGGTATTTTCATCTGCATAAG GATGCCCTGACATCAAGAAGCTCATATTTAAAGCGGGAATTCCAAATAACGGAAATCTCGGAGTTGTCACTCTCTCCACCGTTGAACATAACGGCCGAAACGTTTTCTCTCGTAGCCGATTTCTGCTACGGGACCCACATCGTCATAACGCCGTTCAACGTCGCGGCGCTCAGAACGGCTGCAGAGTTACTAGAGATGACGGAGCTTAACGGCGAAGGCGAGGAGAACCTGTTGCAGATAACGGAAAACTATTTCCGTCGAATTATCACCGTTAACAGAGAGTATGCGTCCATAGTTTTCCGTTCGTGCCTGTCTCTGCTTCCCGAGGCCGAAACGACAGCGTATCTAGTGAGCAGATGCGTTGAAGCGTTGAGTTCGGTGGATGACGGTGACGGCAAAGTTGCTTGTTTTGATGACGTAATTGCAATGGCTCCCGAGGATTTTCAAATAGTCGCCGAGTCCATGCACCGTCGGTTAACGTCCCACGATGTTCTTTATAGGACCGTTGATCTTTATTTCAAG GCATACAGTGGCAAGATAACGGAGGAGCAGAAAACCCATATATGTAGTTCCATTGATTGTAACAGCCTTTCACCTCAACTCCTCATAGAGGCAGTACAAAACCCTACAATGCCATTAAGATTCATAGTTCGAGCCATGTTGGTGGAGCAGCTCAACACTCGCCGCTCCGTTTTCACTGTCCCTGCAGAAAGTAGCCAACCTCGCAGGCAACAAAGCAATGACCCTGTAACCCTAGGCGCTATACTTCAACGTGAGGCAGCTCTACACCAATCAGCTCATCTCAAAGCCGCAATGGACGCCACGAGCTCGCGCATCCAAAGCCTAGAGAAAGAACTAAATGTCATGAAGAAGCTGTTGGATGAGTCTGAGAAACAGCAGAGAAGCATAATGGCGTCAGCTCGGTCTGCAAGTTTCCATAACTGTAGTTTAGAGAATAAGATAGAAAGAGGTGACATAGGATCGGCTTCTTCGGGGAGCTTCCGGTTTTATGCAAGAGGAGAAAAATTAGAAGGAGGGTCTTCGTCCTTAGGGTTGGAGGGGTCGTGTACTAATGAGACTCCAAGAATAACAAAGAATATTCGACAGAGATTGATGAAGGGTTTAAAGAGTGCATTTCGAGTATCAAAATCACCCTCCAAGAATGGGGTTGAGAGCAAAAAATCAAGCCGAATGGAGCAAAAT
- the LOC126732902 gene encoding 60S ribosomal protein L26-1, translated as MKYNPRVTSSRRKNRKAHFTAPSSVRRVLMSAPLSTDLRSKHNVRSMPVRKDDEVQVVRGTYKGREGKVVQVYRRKWVIHIERITREKVNGSTVNVGINPSKVVITKLRLDKDRKSLLDRKAKGRAAADKEKGTKFTAEDVMQNVD; from the coding sequence ATGAAGTACAACCCAAGAGTAACGAGCTCACGGCGCAAGAACCGTAAGGCCCACTTCACAGCTCCGTCGAGCGTGAGGCGCGTGCTGATGAGCGCGCCTCTGTCCACCGACCTGAGGAGCAAGCACAATGTGAGGTCCATGCCGGTGAGGAAGGACGACGAGGTCCAGGTCGTGCGCGGGACCTACAAGGGCCGCGAGGGCAAGGTTGTCCAGGTGTACCGTCGCAAATGGGTCATCCACATCGAGCGGATCACCCGCGAGAAGGTCAACGGGTCGACGGTCAACGTCGGAATCAACCCCTCCAAGGTTGTCATCACCAAGCTCCGCCTCGATAAGGACCGTAAGTCTCTTCTCGACCGCAAGGCCAAGGGTCGCGCCGCCGCAGACAAGGAAAAGGGTACCAAGTTCACTGCTGAGGATGTCATGCAGAACGTTGATTAA